From the Triticum urartu cultivar G1812 chromosome 4, Tu2.1, whole genome shotgun sequence genome, the window TTATTATGATACTCGCAAAACACCAATGTTTCATGGCTAGCGACTTTGAACTATGAGTTTAGTGGTTGTATGATTTCAAAAAAATCCAACCCAAATGAAATCATAGTGTGTATAAGTTTGTTTTGACTGCTGGTGCATGCACCTCCTTTGTAGTGGTGCTAAAAAGAAACGGACTCCTATCCTCTTTTGTAATGTATAAGTTTAGTTCTTAAAATGTCAACTAGCTAAAAAAAACTAGGGTATTTTTTAGTTGTGACCCAAAAATTGGGGTTTTCTAACATTTTCTATGGACATATAAAGGGTAAATTATACTTTAGGTCCCTAAACATGTAATTTATATATACAAATATATTTTACCTATATGATTTTATTGAAATTTTAATTATGAATTTGCATATGTTTATAAACCAATTTTTAACATTTTTAATTCAATCGGTTTTCAATAAATATTTGACAACTATACAATAATAAAACACAACGAGTTACATGTATTTAGTCCAATTTCTCATATTGTCGTAGGATTCTACAACCATACATTAAAACACAATAAAGTACATGTATTTTAGTTTCAGTTCTCATAATGTTAATCCAAATGCTAAGGTTTTATACAACCATACCTCATAGAGATAATTGCAACCAATTCCCGCAGCAACACGTGGGTATAATATGTACTTTGAAATTACTTGTAAACATAGTTTTAAATAGCCCGATATTTCGGTGCTACAGCGTTTGGAGGGGTATCATGCTAAACGCCAATTTAACACCATTTAGCCACTATGGCGCCAATTTAGTGTCAAACGAGCAATGCCATAGTATAAGCTGTTCTAACTCAGACATACTAAATGAAAGATTAGACCTTTCTATTCTTTTAAGAATATAATTAGTAAGACAGATTTACGTACCAACCCAAAATGAACACCAGTGGGTTTCTTGCTCAGTGCAAGATCTAATGCAGTTTTCCCATCATTATTTGGTAAATTCAACTGGATTTCCTTGTTCCATAGTAAGCAATGTAAAGTCCGTACTCTCCCAGCAAGGACAGCAAGGTGTAACCCTGTGTTGCCTTCATTGTCCTGCTTATCCATGATCGATGCAAACCTCCACACCTGATGGCTTGCACGAAAAAGACCAAAAACATAGCGAAATAGAGTGTCTTTTTTGTCACAGATGACAACATGAAGGAAGGTTCTACCCTGGGCGTCCCTTAGTTCTGCGCAGTTGGGGCACTTCTCCAACAACACACGAATTACACAAGCCTTGTTTGCTATGTGTATAGGAAATGACCCCTTGTTGTCAGGCCGATATGCTGAACATTTGTCAGCATTTATCAACGATATGACTGCTTGATCGAAACCACATGACGCAGCAAAATGTAGAGGCGTACTTCCGTTGCGTGAGTCGCCTTGTTTGCTGAGGTCCCTGTTCCATTGTAGTAGCTTATTTGTCATCCCTACAAATACAGTAGGGGCAATAGACAAACATATAAGAAATAGGTGTCACCAAAAAGATACACTAGGACACAATATCAATGATCCAGACCCTACAATGCATGCTTAAATACACTATTCCCAAAACTGATAGCTATTGCATGCGTTTAAGCATAATTTTGTTACGTCCATACATGTGTAATGAAAGAGCACAAGTTGAGTAATATCAACCAGTTATATTGATTAAAGAAAAAGTATGCCAAGTCGTCAGTTTTGACCAAGGATAGGCTAGTCTGCCAAGTCGCCAGTTCACCTGAGCCAGTGATCACCCGATGTCGACATTTGAAAAACTTGATTATCTGCTCATGGATACCGCCTAGAAACTAAAATACCCACTCATAATTGTGCGTCCACTTGAGCGTATCGAGTCTCTTTTGGACCATGCACTTACCATTTTCTACTCTAATTCTATGAATCCCTCGGCTGCAAGCCACCCATTCAAATTTTAATTGGGATGGTTAAATAGGGCTTTGCCCATCTGATCAAGAACATTTGGCGAAGGCTTCCTGTTGGTTGAACACAGATCCATAGATGGAATTTTAAAATCGATGCCACACGATAATTCCTAACTTGATGGGCCAAATACATCATTGGCTTTTAGAAAAAAAAAGTAAGATCTCGTTGCTCCAATTGATGACATCGAGGAAACTGCCGAGAATCATGCTCTATCTTCACGAGAGATTGGGATTAAAGATTAATCTAATTAGTAGATAACACAACTCTTATGAGAAGAGGAAATCAAATGGTACCAGAGATCTAAAGCCTAGTTCATTCAATAAGGTGATAGTAACACAACATATTTCCATATAGTTGCCAATGGGCATCACAGGAAAAGGTCTATTTAATATCTCCAATAGGACGATGGCTGGATCAAAGGATAAGAGCTTAAAGAGTTTATCAGAAATCACTAAAATTCTGCATTTGGGACTCTGAATGAGGGGCATATAGCCGCCGAGAAGTCACAAACGGACGATATACCATACATTAAGGCAGAAGAAAATGGCATCTGCACAACACCTTTCCCGGAAGTGGAGCAAAGAGGTGCAGTGTTCCAAATAGAGCACAACAAACCTCCGGGTCTAGATGGCTTTCTCACAGAGTTCTATTAGGAAATATGGGATGTCATCAAGTCCGATCTTATAGAGATGTTTATTTCTCTTCATGCTCGCCAACTAGACCTATCCAGGCTAAAAAAATTGTGAAATATTTTGTTTGGCAAATAGTAAGGAGGCTGAACGGATTCAGCAGTACATACCCATTTATCTCCTTAGTGCGAGCTTCAAATTTTTTGCCAAAGTAGCGACTAGTAGGCTCAATGCGGTTGCCGACCATGTTGTTTGGACATCTCAAACGACTTTCATGAAAAGAAGAAATATCCTGGATGGAGTAGTCATCCTTTTTTGAGACCGTTCAATAGGTGCAACAGAAAGAATATGCGTCGGAATATTCAAAATCAACTTTGAAAAAGCCTATGACAAATTCAAATGGTTTTTTCTCCAGAAGACCCTTAGAATGAAGGCCGTCTTCGAGAATGGCGTGTGTGGGTCGATAATTTGGTTGCTGGAGTCAATGTGCCTATAAAGGTCAATGATGGGGATGACCATTACTTCTAGACGAATAAAGGACTATATCAGGGTGATCTATTGTCTCCAATATTATTCAACATTCTTGCAGACATGTTGGCCATTTTCATTGAGTGCCAAACAGGAAGGCCAAGTTGTAGGGGTTGTGCCACGTCTTGTGGATGGTCCATTTATATTCTGCAATACGCAAATGCCACTATTTTTTTACGAAACATTGCCATGAAAAGGCTAGAATTCCAAAAAAAATGCTTTCAGCTTTTGAGAAGACGTGGGGTCTCAAAAATTAATTTCCATAGAAGTGAACAGTTCTGTTTGGGAGAACCGGTGAGGTAGCCTCGCATTACACCAATTTGTTCGGTTGTGCGCAAGGCCAATTCCATATTATACACCTGGGAATTCCAAATCATTACCGGTGCATCACTAATGCAGAGTAGAAGTACGTTGAAGAGTACTTGGAGAAAGGCCTACGTATTTGTAAATGCAAGTTGCTCTCGGTTGGAGGACAAGCTGTATTAAAAAAAAATTGTACTACCGAATAGGGACGTACAAAGGCTGGATTAATACAGATCCACATTCTTCTGGCAAGTTGACatcaaaaataaaaatatatagtATAATCAAATGGAGCAAGGTTTGTCGACCAGAAGACCAGGGAGAACTTGTTATACATGATCTCCACTTCAAAAGCAATTCCTTACTTAGGAAATGGTCATATAAATATCTTACCAAGGAAGGGGTCTGGCTAAGTCTCTTGCGCAAAATTATATTTGGGCCCAAAATTTTTGTTGCATGCATATTGCAAACCTGATGATTCACATTTCTAGGCAGGGCTGATGACGACACAATAACATATTTTCTGCTTTGGATCCTTTCTGATCAAGGAAAGCTTTGAGATTCACTTCTTGGAGGACAAGTGGCTGCAAAATGGTACTCTCTGGGAGCGGTACCCAACCTTGTAGCGTGTTTCACACGATAAGAGTGTTGCACTTGTGCAAGTTCTGAGCTCGTCCCGGCCGGATATATCTTTCAAGCAGGATTTGGTTGGCTGCTTGAATTTATTCCACCTGACCCAGGCCCTGGACGAGTTTCACTGGAATCTTAATCAAAATTGGTCTTTCACGGCCTACTACAAGTACCAGGTGTTTTCGCACTCGGAGACTCCAGTGGATAACAACAAAAGATGGAAGTGAAAACTACCACTAAAAGTAAAAATTGTCATGTGATACCTTTACCGAGGGGTTGTGCTGACAAAGAACAACCTCACTCGACGCAATTGGCAGGGTAGTGTCATTTTGGTCCTTATGGCGACACAATTAAACACATCTTCTAATCGCAATTTTCCATGTTCTGTGTGATCAGCCATTCAATGTATTATCCAATTTTCATCCGCCCAAAGTGTTGCCAATATATATACCGGCTCGATGGCATACCTAACAAGTTTAATATACTAATAAGAGTGGGAGCATTTTCCATATTATGGTTGCCTTGGCTATGTAGATATGATTTCTAATGATAAAATTTCATATGCTTTGCATGTTATGTACCGTTCTACAGATTGGCTCCATACGTGGTCTGCTATAGGCATAGTTTCCGTCTTATATAACTTTAATGTTGTAGGCATTTTATTTCTATAGTGTGCGTGAGCTTGTGTTGGCTGTTTGTATCCTAGTTATGCAGAGGTTGGGTGTATCCTCATCATGCATTGTACATTATTGATGCTACATTATGAGTTAATAAAAGCACCCTTTATAGGAGAAAAAAACTGATACATAAATGTTTTACTCCCTCCATATCACAATGAAGAAACGCTTGGATATTGACATGATTTCCAGCATCAAGCACTAAAATTTATTGTAATATATGCTTGATACCTATGACAATTATAATACTTTGTAAAAGCATTTCAAGAAAAAACTATATATGTGATAGTTTCTAGTCCAAATAATTTACATGATATTGGTGCTCAGAGTTCTACATGACTGGATGAAGCTATGTGACAAAATATCACTTATTTGTGAACTAGATGGAATCCAAAATACAAAGTTGAGAATGATTGAAAGACCAGGTATTACATATCTTACATTATTAGAAtatgattttttttataaaataCAATATATTCCTAACATATATAAAAGGGTAAACAGACATTCTTTTTTGCAGTGTGTTTATCTAAATAGACAAACTAGAATCATTGTGAAATAATACATCAACTTATCATCAATGTTGCTTATAATTCTATAATTATTTGAAAATGTTATAAATAAATTACCGTATATGCCATCACTCGAGGTAATTGTGATATGCTTGTTGTAATGCTTCTAGCTAATCGATGCTCGTTCAAATATGCAATAATTATTGATATTTAACATTAAAGACACCAGTGCCACCCTTTGGGGCATGATCAAGCCCCCGTGCCAACTTTCATTCAATCTGAAGTAAAATTTGTGCATTGGCAAACGTGTTTGGCTGTGTCAAGGCATAGCCCATTGGAAATCTAATTAAATTTACGCATACAAAATCAATTGAAATAAAGATTTCCCAAAACTAAAACAAATAAATGTAAGAGATTCCAAAGTTTGCATACTCTTTTTTTTGTTATATCTTATGACTTTTATCACGACAATCATAACACACACAACATGCTACCAGCAATTTTCCTTGAAACTGTAAAGTCCATTTCTTAATAAATGAACTTTCCAGTAGTATAGCTTCAAAACAAGATTGTTATGTTTTAAACAATAATTGCATAAACTAAATATGCTGCCCACGCATTAGCACTGGCCACTATGCTAGTTGGAAATTTAAAAACGCGTACAATATGATATGACGGAACAGAAATACTCCTCGAAAATCGTACAACAATAATACAAACCTTGGCTCCTGAGAACCGCAACGTGCAAGACGTTTTGTCCATCTGGTCCAGAGTAGGACAACGCCTTGTCCTTAGAATACAGCAGCTCCGCAATATCATCGTGTCCTAGCGAGACAGCCAGGTACAATGGCGAGGTGCCATTAGCAATCGGGAGGCGAGCCAATTCGGCATCGACCTCCATTAGCTTCTCAACCATTCCCCTGACCATCTTCTTGTCGGACAGGCGAAGGACCTCATGGAGGGCCGTCTCGCCTTTGTTGTTCTGCTTCCTCAGCACTGCCTTCACTTTCGCGTCACCACCCCCATCCGCTATCGCCAGATGGATGAGGTGAGAGAGCATTTTGATCCTCCCAGCTCCGGCTGCGCAATGCAAGGGCGTGTCACCCTTGTTATTGCCGGTGCCTAGAAGGTGCTTGGCCTTGCTGTGGATCAGACTTGCGCTCTCCAGGAACTCAGCAGTGTCTCCACAAGCTGCAACCACATGGAGAATTGAGTCCACCCTGCTGATGGCGAGGGAGTTTTCCTCAATGTTGACGATGACTTCAGGCATGGGCACAACGAGCTGAACTGCAGTCGCAGTTGCATCGTGGTTGCCCAGAAGATCACGCAATCGTGCCGAATCGCCCTCCCGAGCAGCCATCATCAGCAACTCAGGGGCTGTCTCGGAAGGTCGCATTTTGTTCTCTGGCTCTGTTTGCATGCAACTGATGTGTGTGTAGTATATTAATTTTCGATTGATAGCACACACGCCATTTTTcaggtacgtgtgtatatatagttAGCACAGCTGCAAATTTGCATTGGCATCTTAAGTACTCATTTGCACTGAGATGGATACTTAACTTGGGCACTTGAGATGATGTCTTTCCTTTCCTTGGATCGCCAGCAAGGAATATTAGCCGGCAAGAGGTGCTGTCTGAGAAGCTGAAACCTACCTACCTGACTACAAGGCAAGCAAGAATATCTGATCGAGAGATGGCAATGAATATaatctttcttttcttctttgcTGAGGCAAGGCATGTGAATTCTGTCTGAATTCATGCTCTTTTTCTGAGGTGAAGCAAGGCATATATCCTCCGGATCTGGTACTAGTAGCTTTGCTTCTTTTTATCTTTTTTGGTGCGTAGTGCACTTTGTGTTGTGGGGGTTGTACATTCCTTTATGTCCTTCCTTTCATATCAAAAACAGCTAAACATTGTCTCGCCAAAAAGGAAACTAAATATTGTACCCAACAGTTTTTTTCAACAAAAATGATCTATCTTTGCTTGCCTGAGAACTAATTGGCACACAATTAATTCAGACCAGACAATGTTTAGCTGTGGGGCGAGGTCAGACAAATTTGTGGGGTCAAGGATTCATATCTCGATTCCTTACTCCCTAGGCAATTCCTTACTCCCGCTCCAACCCCTCGACCGGCCGGCTGGCTGGCCAGTCCGCAGCGGTGCTACGGCGATCCTACGGCTATGGAGCGAGGAAGAATGGACGGAAtgaggcggaggaggaagaagattGCCTAGCCGGCGCTGTCCCGGATTTGGGGATCGGCTCGCTCGGCCATCGGGCGAGACTAAGCAGGGGAGGCGGCTGCGTCAATCTCGGTTGGGCCTCGTGGTGCGGCAAAAAAAAAGGGTCATCTTGGCATACAGCTATCCTGTGCTAAAATTAAGCTGAACTGTGGTCAACACATTAGATGCTCGGCTATCGTGTTTGCCATGAACACCAACAAGACACTCAGCTTACTGTGTGGACACTTGGCGGTCCTGCTTGACTCCTGGGCCAAGATGAAAGCCGAGCGGTGGCACTCTGCTTATATGTATGTTGTGCATCTCTCAAAAAAAATTGTATGTCCACGGACGCTCTGCTAATTTTATGGCCacgtgcccccccccccccacccccacacacacactcacaCTCTTGGCATATATGGAACCCGAGGCGTGACACTCGATTTACACAATGCTGTTAACATGGGTTGTCCGTCTGATGCAAACTTGAACTTTTGAGGTATATATAGGCCTCTTATGAAGTGCTCTAGAGTGTAAACTGTACTGAATCATGTGTGTCGAATGCCGAAAATAATGAACAGGCATATTGCATCTATATAATAAATAATTGTGGGCCATGAAACATCAAATTCCAATATGGGGACGGTACAGAGAGATCTTTTATCTCGCTCATCTACAGAAATTTAAAAGACAAAAAAAATATGGCTGTTCAATATTTTCAATGAGAGATGGGTGGAGAAAGAGAGAATAGTTGGAAGTTCACCAAAACCAAGTAAATAAAATGTCACAATTACACACCTTTCCCCATTCCACAAAAATAGTTGTCAAAAAATTGCATGAGATTTCTTTCGTCTCACAACTACCGTGATGTGTTGATCCATTCAGAAATATTTTATGTTGACTTCACATATACATTCTTATTGAACTACTGACACTAGAGCTAAAACTAATAAGCTAGCACCAACGAAATGTTATGGAATATGCATTTTCCACATATATTGGAGTTTCTCGGTCAATCTTTATTGCCCAATATACATGACAGGAATTCAAAG encodes:
- the LOC125553300 gene encoding ankyrin-1-like codes for the protein MQTEPENKMRPSETAPELLMMAAREGDSARLRDLLGNHDATATAVQLVVPMPEVIVNIEENSLAISRVDSILHVVAACGDTAEFLESASLIHSKAKHLLGTGNNKGDTPLHCAAGAGRIKMLSHLIHLAIADGGGDAKVKAVLRKQNNKGETALHEVLRLSDKKMVRGMVEKLMEVDAELARLPIANGTSPLYLAVSLGHDDIAELLYSKDKALSYSGPDGQNVLHVAVLRSQGMTNKLLQWNRDLSKQGDSRNGSTPLHFAASCGFDQAVISLINADKCSAYRPDNKGSFPIHIANKACVIRVLLEKCPNCAELRDAQGRTFLHVVICDKKDTLFRYVFGLFRASHQVWRFASIMDKQDNEGNTGLHLAVLAGRVRTLHCLLWNKEIQLNLPNNDGKTALDLALSKKPTGVHFGLDSWYQIYTLLAAAGAKYGAHLKEHEPQLNEKEEADKINGYIPTIAIVAALLVTVSFTCAFSVPGGYRAGDDQHKAGTPVLSQNYFFLGFIMANNLALLCSGLSLVSLMYAGLTTIDLRIRAKAFILSIVFLNSSARSLTAAFSIGIYAVLAPVDRTYVVVTMAFSTVMLLDIGWFVYMATAAQLVHFNRLGMRACLRFAFTMAATLMVSLWPYAFTIIFLIYSRINGVH